Sequence from the Amycolatopsis sp. NBC_00345 genome:
CAAGCTCTGCTCAGCGCGAGTGAGGAATTCGCAGCTATCGAGATCACATACTGCTATTTCCGGAGTTGAAAGCATGAAGAAAATGACAGTGATCGGTGCGGTCGTCGCGAGCGCGGCCCTGTCGATCGCGGCCGCCGGAACGGCCTCCGCCTACGCCCCCATCCTCAGCGGGAACACCGAGCTGGTCCTCTTCGGCAGCGGCACTCACGTGAGCTCGGCCACGGTCCACAGCATCCCGGACCTCCAGGGGCCGGCCGAGTACGAATTCATCTACAGCGCAACGACTTCACCCACGAAGACGTTCACGATGATCTGCGGCGGCAGCTCGACCGGTGGCAGCTGCTCGCACAAGTTCTCGGTCAACGCCACCTACGCCAAGGGCATCGGCATCAAGAGCTGCGGCCAGATCAAGCGGGTTTCCTCCGGACAGACCTACGGAACCCCCTGTAAGAAGTGGTGACAATTCACCTGGCGTGAAACCGCCGGGACGTCGTTCGATAACAACCGGACGACGTCCCGGTCACGGTATGGGCCGAACGGCGGCGCTGACGGGGTCCGGCCGGGTCTGGGGGTCCGGCCGGGCCCGCACCACACCGTGGCCCACGACGCTGGGCTGTTCCTCCTCGATGTCGCGGTCCGGGTGACCCCGCCGAAACACGCTGTAACGAATCGTGGATCTCTGACGACGGATGGGCAGCTGTCCTTTTTCCGCACCGTCCCACAAAGTCAGAGCGGTATCCCCCGAAAGAAACAGGGATAACATGAATCTGCGAAGACGCCGGCGAAGTATCACAATTCTGTCCATGGTGGCGGCCTCGGTCGCGCTGGTGCTCGTGACGCCGGGGGCGGCCCTGGCCGACACCCCGACCAGCGCGATCACCGTGAGCCAGACGGCGCTGCAGCGCGGCGCGACCTTCACGGTCACCGAGACCATCTACAACCCCGAGAACTTCACCGTCACCGGGGCCAAGCCCGCGCTCTACGGCAAGGAAGCGGCGATCACCGACGTCGCCGACATCGTCTCCTGCACCGTGCCCTGCGGCGCGCTGGGCAGCAGCTACCGCGCCGTCGTCGGGGACCTCGCCCCGCTGCAGAGCGCCACCGTCACGTTCACGCTCAAGGTCAAGGACACCGCCCCGCTCGGTACTTTGACGCTGCAGCACCAGTTCGTCGGTGACAACTACGCGTTCGACACCATCGACGGCGCCGCGCTCACCATCTCGCAGGCGGCCGGCGCGGCCGACGTCGGCTTGACGCTCGCCGCCTCGCCGGCCGGCGTGCTGACCTCGCAGCTCACCTACACGATCACCGCGGCCAACCACGGCCCGGACGCGGCCACCGGCGTCAAGCTCCAGGCAACTCTGCCGTCCGGCCTGGTGTTCTCGAAATCCTCGGCCTGCACGGCATCCGGGCGCACGGTGACCTGCACCATCGCGTCGATCCCGTCCGGCGCCTCGGCCAAGGCGAGCTTCACCACCAGCGCCGGGCTGCTCACCATCGGCAGCTTCACCACCACGGCCCAGCGCCAGCAGAGTTCACCCGCCGACTCGAACGTCGTCAACGACAAGGCTTCGCGTACCTGCGGTGCCATCACCAGCCTGCTCCTGAGCTGCTGACGGCATTGGGGCATGCGCCCCAATGCGGCATTGGTTGCGTTGGACGCACCCAATGTGGCGTTCGGTGCGTCCAACGCACCGAACGCCACATTGGGGCGCATCGACGGACCCCGCGGGCGGCCAAGACAGTTATTGCTCCGAGGTGACGAGTGCGCCGGAAACTAGTGAGCGCAACCGTTCCAGCGCCGGCCGCGCGGTCGGCGCCCCGGGCCGGTCGCGCGCCGAGCGGAGGTCGCTCAGCCGGGAAAGCCCTGCGACGACCACGTCCAGCGGCGGCCCGCTCGCGGTGATCTCCGTCAGCCGGTCGGCTGGCGCCTTTTCCGCCGGGACCACGAGGAACGGCTTGACGAGCCGGTGGTGGTGATAGGTGTAGGCGGCGCCGTGCGCGCGGCAGACGGCGAGGAACAGCTCGGCGTTCTGTCGCAGCTGCGGACCGGCCCCCGATTCCGCCTCGCGCAGGAACTTGGCCAGCAGTGACTCCTCGTCGACCACGGCGCGCAGCAGCACCTGGTCCTCGGGCGCGACGTAGGCGTACTTCTCCGCGATCACGTTCTGGTAGAAGGGATCCCGCGCGTCGCAGAGGCCGAGCAGCAGGTCGATCTCGTTGATCGCGGAGAAGTCGCCGGCGTTGGCCCCGCGGTACTCGACCGCGCCGACCCGGTGCGACTTGAAGTACGGCCGGATGTTGAAGAAGAACCGCTCGACGTCCAGCGTCTTGCCGAGGGTCTGGTCGAACTGCAGCACGTCTTCCAGCGCGGACAGCGCCGTTTCCAGCAGGTACGTCGTCAGCGGATTCGAGACACCCATGGGCGGAACGCGGCGGAGCGCGTCGGCGGCCCGTTGGTAGGCGAGCACGGCAAGCCCGTTGTTCGTCAGGAAAACGGCTTCGTCCTCCAGCGACGTGAAAGTCTGGTACCGGTCCCGCACCGCCGGGTTGTACAGCGCTTGGTGCGCGAAGACGAATCGCGGCGCCACGCCCAGGGCCGAGCCCAGCAGCTGGGCCAGTGACCAGGCGGGCTCGACCGGACCGGCGGACTCGTGCCGGCGACAGGCGGCGAGATAAAAGCCCACCATGCCGAGCAGCTGGTACTTTTCCCGGGCGCCAACCGGTAACGGTCCCGCGGCGGAAACCGCGCCGATCAGCTGGCCGCCTTCGATCGCCACGGACTGTTTGATTTTCTCCAATTCGGGCCGGTGGTGGACGATTTCCCGCCGCTCGGCGAAATACGCTTCCTCGAGCACGGTGTTGTACTCGACGAACTCGTTCCTGATCCACCGGTCGAGCCGGTCCACCGCAGTCGTGCCCGTTGTAGTCCCCACAGTCGTCACCGCTCCGACTCTAATCGAGTCCTACAGTGCCGTTTGTACTAATCCGACGGCAGCCACGGCGGAAACGGGTTTCTACGAGCAGGTCGGCTGCAGCCCGTGTCCGCCTACTTTCGGTCGGATTAGTACAGCCGGTCCAGCCCGTCGAGCACGCGGTCCAGCACCACCGTGCGGGCCTCCGAGTCGTACGTGCCGACCGGCTGGTGCGCGCGCAGCAGGTCTTCCGCCAGCAGGTCCTCGACGAGCGTGCGGGTGGTGCCGAGTGGCAGGCCCAGGTGGGCGGACAGCTCCACCACGGACATCGTGGACGCGCACAGCTCGCACACCCGCGCGTACTGCTCCCACAGCAGCCGCCGCAGCCGGTAGCCGAGATCGGTGGTCGAGACCAATGTTTCCAGTGCGAGCTGGTGCGCGCTCCGCGGCGGGATGTGGTCGGGCGCGTACGGGCGGACCGACGGCGGTTCGCCGGGGTCGGCCATCCGGTGGCGTCCCGACGGCGACCCGCGGCCGGGGACCTCCGGCTCGGTCACGGCGCCACCTCCTCGGGCTCAGGAGGGCAGTACAGCACCGTGCTCACACCCGTGCCAAGCGCGTACCGCGAAACCCGTCCGAAGTGGACCCGAAAACACTTGCGGCCGGGACGAACGGGAAGAATCCCCGTCCGTGCCCGGCCGTGTCAAGGACAAACTCAGGCGGCCTTCACGGCCCCCTTGTGGCCGCCGCGCAGGTCCAGTTCGATCTGCTCCAGCGTGCGGCCCTTGGTCTCCGGGACCAGCCACTTGGTGAGGGCGAACAGCACGACGTTGATGGCCGCGAACAGGAACATCGAGCCGCCGATGCCGAGCGCGCCCGGGTCGGAGATGATCGGGAAGATCGCGCTGATGATGCCGGTCGCGGCCCACAGCACCACGCTGCTGATGCCCATGCCCGCGGAGCGGACCTTGAGCGGGAACACCTCGGCCATCATCACCCAGACCACGGCGCCCCAGCCCAGCTCGTAGCCCACCAGGTAGAGCACCATCGCGACGAGCATCAGGATGCCCTTCGTGTTGGTGTCGTGAACCAGGTAGACGACCAGCCCGGCCGCGATCAGCGTGACGACCATGATCACGTTGCCGATCAGCAGCAGCGGCTTGCGGCCCCAGCGGTCGACGACGAAGACCACCCACGCGGTGAACAGGAATTTGGTGACGCCCAGCAGCACCCCGGACAGCAGCGCCGCCTGCGTGGCGAAGCCGAGGCCGATCAGCATGGTCGGGAAGTACGCGTTCACCGCGTTGACACCGCTGAACTGCTGGCCGATGGCGAGCAGCAGCCCGACCACGAGCATCGGCCGGACCATCGGCGTGAGCAGGTCGCGGAACCGGGTCTTCGAGCTCTCGGCGTCGAGCCGGATGACCTCGCGGATGGTGCCGATCTCTTCGTCCACGTTCACCGAGTTGCCGTGGGAGCTGATCAGGACGGACCGGGCCGCGTCCTCCTGGCCCTTGGCCACCAGCCAGCGCGGCGTCTCGGGCAGGAAGATCAAGCCCACCAGCAGGATCACGGCGGGCACGACGGCGCCTGCGAACATCAGCCGCCAGTTGCCGGACGGGCCGAGGCCGTAACTGACCAGGAACGCGATCAGGATGCCGAGCACGATGAAGATCTGGTTCAGCGCGCCCATCGCGCCGCGCAGCCGGGCCGGCGCCAGCTCCGACAGGTAGGTCGGCACGGTGGACGAGGAGAATCCGATGCCGACGCCGATCACCAGCCGCGAGACGATGAGCAGGGCGAAGGTCGGGGAAACGCTCGCCGCCACCGTGCCGATGATGACGATGACCGCGGCCACCATGATCGTGCGGCGCCGGCCGAGCTTTTCGTTGACGCGTGAGGAGAAGATCGCGCCGACGATCGCGCCGACGGACAGGCTGGCGGTGATCACGCCCTTGTCCCACCCGGTCAGGCTCCAGGCCTTGCCGATGAACGGCAGCACACCCGAAATGACACCGAGGTCGTATCCGAACAGGATGCCGCCGAGGGCACCGAAGAAGTACAACGTGGTCCTGTTGATGGGCCGCCGCGCCGCGGCTGTCTGTGTCATAACCGAGCCGTCTCTTTTCTGGGGCTGGCCGGCCGGTCCGGTTCAGCTGGGGGCGGCCAGCGGAGCGGGATCGGGCGGGTGGGTCTGATGGCCGGTGATCCGGGCTTCGGCGCGCGCCGGAGTTTTCACAGCGCAGGGCTGCGAAACGGCTGGTTCCCCCGCCTGCGACGCCTTTCCTCGTCGCGGGCCGTTCAGCCGTTTTAACCGTCGGCGCGATCCGATGAACTTCGCCGTACACAGTCACACGCTGCCTACCGGCGGGCAATACACCGGCTGATAACTATTCAGTCACGTGACTAGCGTTCACATATGTGGATGAAGTAACGGGAGGATTTCCCAGGTCAGCGGGGGGTTAACGGACAATCCGGGTTTCCGGGAACCGTGGTTACCAGGCCTTCGTCGTACGGTCGTCTTGCGGTCAGGCTGGGGGAGGAGCGCGATGAGCGCCGGTTTCGAGGTGGTTCCCGCGTCGGTGGGCGAGTCGGCGGGCCGGGCGCACCGGGCCGCCGCGGCGGTGCGGCCGGTGGACCTCGCGGGGGCGCTGTCCGGCGTGGCCGCGGGCCTGCCCGGCGGCACGAGTGTCCCGGCGGCGGCGCGGCTGTCCGACGTCTGGGGCGAGGCCGTGCCGAAGTGGGCGTCGGACACCGAGGCGTACGGGGGCCAGCTCGACGAAGCCGCCCGCGGTTATCGCGGTACCGAGGACCGGGCCGGCGCCGACGTCCAGGCGGCGGCGCGATGATCACCTGGGGAGACGTGCGGCGCTGGGACGCCGCCGCGCTCGGCGGGGTGGCCGACGCACTCAACGATCGGTGCACCCGTCTCGTCGCGGTGGACGAAGACGTCGAGGGTATGGCGAAGTTCGACGGCTGGACCGGTGACGCCGCCACGGCTGCCACCGCGCGTGGCACGGCACTGACCACCGCGCTGGAGCAGCGCGTCGCCGAGGCTTCGGCCGTGCGGCGCGGCGCGCACGAGGTGCAGGCGGCGGTCGAGCGGCTGAGCGCGTACGTCCGGGACACCGACGATCTGGCCGCCCACAACGGTTTCACCATCGACGACGACGGCTGGCTCACCGCCGTGCCCGGTCCGCCGGTGCCGTCCGACGTCGCCGCCGCCCGGCAGCGCGCGCAGGGGGAGCTGACCGACCGGGTCGAGCAGATCCTGCGCCAGGCCACGGATGTCGACGCGGACTTCGCGGCCATCCTCACCCGCGCCGCGAACGGTGAGATCACCGACCAGGGCGCGACTTCGCTCGCGCAGGCCGCCGACGCGGGCTCGGCGCAGAGCGGACTGTCGACGCAGGGCCCGCCGCCAGGCGGCACCCCGGGTGACAACCGCGCGTGGTGGGACAGCCTGCCGGACGCCACGCAGGCCACGATCCTGCGGGACAACCCGGACCTCGTGCGTAACCTCGACGGCATCCCGGTGACCGACCGTGACGCGGCCAATCGTGGTGTCCTGCAACGGGAAATGGCCCGGCTGCAAGGGGATCCGAGCGAAGCCGCGAAGGCGAAGCTGCGTGGCCTCGACGCCATCCGGACCCGGCTCGACGCGGCGGGGCCCGGCCTGCCGCAGGCGTACCTCGTCGGCCTGGACACCAGCGGCGACGGCAAGGCGATCGTCGCGGCCGGCAATCCGGACACCTCGGTGAACGTCGCCACCTCCGTGCCCGGCACCGGCAGCGAACTGGCCAAGATCGGCGGCGACCTCAACCGCTCCGACAAGATGTGGCAGTCGGCGACGACGGCGGGCTCGCCGTCGACCTCGGTCGTCACCTGGTTCGGCTACGACGCGCCGAACGAGCTGTGGGACGCGGCCAGCGAGAAGTACGCGGACAACGGGAAAGCCGCGTTGTCCGGGTTCGAAGACGGCCTGCGCGCCTCGCACGAGGGGCCGCCGTCGCACAACACCGTGGTGGGCCACAGCTACGGCACCACGGTGGTCGGCCACGCCGCGCGCGACGGCGGGCTGAACGCGGACGACATCATCTTCGTCGCCAGCCCCGGCGTCGGCGTCGACCACGCGAACCAGCTGCACCTCGACGGTGTCAGCCAGGACGATGTCGGGCAGCACGTGCACTCCACTGTCGCCGAGCACGACATGATCAAGCTGTCCAACCTCGGTATCCCGGGCCACGACGTCGCGCTGGGCCCGTCGCCGACCGGCTCCGACTTCGGCGGGCAGGTGTTCGCGTCGGCGCCCGGTACGAAAGGGCCCTGGTACGAGGGCGGGCTGAGCGGCGCCGCGCACAGTCAATACTGGGAGGACAACAATCCCTCGCTGCGCAGCTTCGGCCGCATCATCGCGGGGAAGCCGGCGTGAGCGGCCGCCGTCCTGACCACCGTCGCCCGCTCCCCGGAGGTGGAGCCATGAACCCCACGATCACCGAGCACCAGGCCCACGACCTCGTCGAGGACTACATCCGCGCGGCCTTCGCGGCGCTGCCGGCCGCGGCCGGGCGGACGCTGTTCTCGCAGAACCGGTCCGAGTGCGCCGACCCGACCGACGACGGCCCGGCCGGGCGTTACGAGATCTCGGCGACCTACGAGGTGACCGGCCTGGACCCGGCGGCGTTCGGCGAGCACTTCGACGCGGTCGTCGCCTGGTGGTCGGGGCACGGCTTCACGGTGCTCGCCGACAACCGGCCCGCGGACCAGTATGTGTTCGCGCGTAACGAAGCTGACGGCTTCGACATGTCGATCCAGGCGAACGACCTCGGCAAGCTCTACCTCGGGGCGACCTCGCCGTGCGTCTGGCCGGACGGGGAGCCGCCCGCGCCTGAGCCTGAGCCCGCGCTCCCGGTCGAGCCGGAGCCGGTCGCGAAACCGCGCCCGCGCCGCGAAGCCGTGGACGACGAGGACTTCGGCGACACGAACTGGTCGGACGGCGGCACGGCTTACTGACCCGGTCTCCAGGCCCGTAAAATGGACCAGCAGGTCCAAGCCCGGAGGAGGCCCCGATGACCGGCACGCTCACCCGCAAGGGAGCCGCGACGCGGCAGCGCATCGTCGAGGGCGCGGCCGCGGTGATCCAGGAGCGCGGGGTGCTCGACACGACCCTGGACGACGTGCGGGAGCGCACGGGCACCAGCAAGAGCCAGCTGTTCCACTACTTCCCGGACGGCAAGGAGCAGCTACTGCTGGCCGTCGCCGGCTTCGAGGCCGGCCGGGTGATCAGCACGCAGCAGCCGCACCTGGGCCGGCTCCACACGTGGGCCGACTGGCGGGCGTGGCGCGACACCGTGGTCGCGCATTACACGGAGCGGGGGCAGCACTGCCCGCTGAACGTGGTGATGTCGCAGATCGGCCGCAACACCCCGGGCGCGCAGGCCGTGGTGACGCAGCTGATGGACCGGTGGCTGGCGGAACTGGTCGCGGGCATCCGGCACCTGCAGGCGGCCGGCGAGATCCCGGCGTCGACGGACCCGGCGCGTGCCGCGTCGGCGCTGCTGGCCGGTGTGCAGGGCGGGGTGATCATGCTGCTGTCGACGGGCGACACCGGCTTCCTGGAAGCCGCGCTGGACGTGGGGATCGAGAACCTGCGGGGGTAACGCTCGCGGGTGGCTGGGTCGAAAGCCGTCAAGGCCTCCTTACCTGCGTCCGACGCGGGTAAGGAGGCCTTGACGGACTTTGCCCGACGGGCCGGCCCATCGACCGAAGTCGGTGAGCCGGCCCTGCGCGACCCGGTTTACCCGGGGTCCGGGACGAGACTCAGGCGTTCTTGATCGCCGAGATCTCGAACTCGAGGGTGATCTTGTCGGACACCAGCACGCCGCCGGTTTCGAGAGCGGCGTTGAAGCTGATGCCGTAGTCGCTGCGCTGGATCGCGGTCGAGCCCTCGAAGCCGACGCGCTCGTTGCCGTACGGGTCCTTGGCCGAGCCTTCGAACTCGAACGGGATGGTGACGGACTTGGTGACGTCCTTGATGGTCAGGTCGCCGGTCACGTCGAAGCTGGTCTCGCCGGTCTGGGTGACGCCGGTGGACGTGAAGGTGATCTGCGGGTACTGCTCGATGGCCAGGAAGTCGTTGGTGCGCAGGTGGCCGTCGCGGTCCGCGTTGCGGGTGTCGATGCTCTTGGTCTCGATGGTGATCCGGGCGCTCGACTTCGACGGCTCGTCACCGTCGACGGTGAAGCTGCCGACGAACTCGTTGAAGGAGCCGCGCACCTTCGTCACCATCGCGTGGCGGGCGACGAAGCCGATGCGGGAGTGGGAGCCGTCGATGATGTATTCGCCGGTGTGCTGCGGGTAGGTGGTCGCGCTGGTCATGAACTTCTTCTTCCTCCGGGGTCGGCCCCCAGATTGTTGAGGGCTCAACAAAGGACTGTAGACCACAATAACTGATTGCGCGAGCAAGCGTCGGGTAAACTGCCCGGATGGTGGACACCAGCCCTCTGACCAGCGAAGAGCAGGCGGTGTGGCGGCCGCTGACCCGGATCATCACCGTGCTGCCGCGGGCGCTCGAGGACCAGTTCGTGAACGACACCGGCGTGTCGATGACCGACTACACGGTGCTCGTCTCGCTGTCCGAAGCCCCCGACGGCTGGCTGCGCCTCACGGACCTGGCGAAGGCCGCGGCCCTGTCGCTGAGCCGGATCAGCCGGGTGATCGACAGCCTGGTCAAGCGCGGGTTCGTCGAGAAGTCCCGGTGCGCGAGCGACGGCCGCGCCGCCAACGCCACCCTCACCGAGCTGGGCCACGCCAAGCTGGACGAGGCGTACCCGGGCCACCTCGCGCGGGTGCGGGCGTACCTGTTCGACCACCTCACGCCCGGCGAGGTCGCCGCCGCGGGCCCGATCCTCGCGCGGCTCGCCGCGGCGCTCGAATCCCCGGATCGGAACGCGCCGCAGCCCGGCTAGCCCTGTCCCACCGACGTCGAACGAAAGCAGAGCCATGACCGGCGAGTTCAAGCGTGACCAGAACTACCTCTCCGACCGCATCACCGCGGACGGCCGCGACGGCTGGCCCGTCGAGGCGGGCCGCTACCGGCTGGTGATCGCGCGCGCCTGCCCGTGGGCCAACCGCGCGGCCATCGTCCGCCGCCTGCTGGGCCTGGAGGACGCGCTGTCGCTCGGGCTCTGCGGCCCGACGCACGACGAGCGGAGCTGGACCTTCGACCTCGACCCCGGCGGCCGCGACCCCGTGCTGGGCATCGAGCGGCTGCAGGAGGCGTTTTTCCGGCGCGATCCCGAATATCCGCGCGGCATCACCGTTCCCGCGATCGTCGACGTGCCCAGCGGCCAGCTGGTGACCAACGACTACAAGCAGCTGACGCTCGACCTTTCCGGCGAATGGCGGAAGTACCACCGCGAAGGCGCGCCCGAGCTGTACCCCGAGCCGTTGCGCGACGAGATCGACGACGTCTCGGAGAAGGTGTTCGGCGACGTCAACAACGGCGTCTACAAAGCCGGCTTCGCCACGACCCAGGAGGCGTACGAGGAGGCTTACCGCGCGCTGTTCGCCCGGCTCGACTGGCTCTCCGATCGGCTCGCCGGGCAGCGTTACCTGGTGGGCGACACGATCACCGAGGCCGACGTCCGCCTGTTCACCACGCTGGTGCGGTTCGACTCCGTCTACCACGGCCACTTCAAGTGCAACCGGCAGAAGCTGACCGAGCTGCCGGTGCTCTGGGCGTACTCGCGTGACCTGTTCCAGACGCCGGGCTTCGGCGACACGATCGACTTCGGCCAGATCAAGGAGCACTACTACGTGGTGCACCGCTCGGTGAACCCGACGGGGATCGTGCCGCTCGGCCCGGACCCGTCGGGCTGGCTCACCGCGCACGGCCGCGAGGAACTGGGCGGCCGCCCGTTCGGTGACGGCACCCCGCCCGGCCCGCCGCCCGCGGGGGAGCGGGTGCCAGACCTGGCGGGGTAGCCGGCGGGGGCTAGCGCGGCCAGCTGGTCGAGGCTCTCGCCCATCACGGCACGGGCGTGGCGACTATTTCGCCGGGCCTCGCACGTGTTCCAGGAACGCCGTCGCCGCCGCGCTCGTCGGGTTCGTGGTGACGGAGACGGTCTCCCACGCGGGCACGTCGCCGTCCAGCTCGACGAAGGCGGCGCGGTCCGTTTTGCGGGCGAAGGTCTCCGGCACGAGCGCCACGCCCAGCCCGGCGATCACCAGGTCGAGCAGCGAGTGCACGTCGGTGATCTCCAGCGCCACCTTGCGGTGCACCCCGGCCTCGGCGAGGACGGCGTCGGCCAGGTCGCGGGTGCCCCAGCCCGCCTGGAAGTCGACGAAGCGCTCGTCGGCGAGCTCCAGCGGCTTGACGGAGCGGCGCGTGGCGAAGGGGTGGTCGAGCGAGCACGCCAGCACCAGCGCTTCGCTGCCCAGCGGCGCGATGCGCACGTCGTCCGGGCAGCGCGCAGGCCTCGAGACGAACGCGACGTCGAGGCGCCCGGCCCGCACCTGCTCCACCAGCTCGGTGGAGCCGCCGTGCTGGAGCCGCACGTCCAGTCCAGGATGGACGGTCAGGAACCCGCTCAGCGCCGCGGGCAGGTGCAGCGAGTACAGGCACTGCAGCGACCCGATCGCGAGGCTCCCGCGCACCAGTCCCTGCACTGCGGCCACGGCGTCACGGCCCGCGCTCGTGGCCGAGAGCGCCCGCCGCGCCTCGCCGAGGAAGGCCTCGCCCTCGGCGGTCAGCTGGACCTGGCGGGTGCTGCGCCGGAACAGCGCCGCGCCCAGCTCCTTCTCCAGCGCCCGGATCGACGCCGACAAACCGGACTGCGCGACGTGCATCCGCGACGCGGCCCGGGTGAAGTGCGACTCCTCGGCGACCGCGACGAAGTACTCGAGTTGGCGAAGCTCCACGATTCATCACCCTGACTGCTCAACCGGATCGGTTTCTTCTGCTGGACAGCTTAATGCCACGGGCGGAGGGTGGAGGAGTACGACGGTAACCATCAGGAGGAAGTCCATGCAGACGCGCCGCCTCGGCGATGTTGATGTCAGCTCCATCGGGCTCGGCGGCATGCCGATGTCCATCGAAGGCCGGCCGGACCAAGAGCGTTCGGTGGCCACCATCCACGCCGCGCTCGACGCGGGCATCACCTTTTTCGACACCGCGGACGCTTATCACCGTGACGCCGGAGAGGTCGGCCACAACGAGTCCCTGATCGCCCGCGCGATCGCGAGCTACGGCGGCGACACCTCGGACGTGCTCGTCGCGACCAAGGGCGGCCACCTGCGTCCCGGCGACGGCTCGTGGACGCTCAACGGCTCGCCCGAGTACCTCAAGCAGGCGGCCGAGGCCTCGCTCAAGCGCCTCGGCGTCGAGGCGATCGGGCTGTACCAGTTCCACCGCCCGGACCCGAAGGTGCCGTACGGCGAATCGGTCGGCGCGATCCGCGACCTGCTCGACGAGGGCAAGATCCGCTTCGCCGGCATCTCCAACGCCAACCCGGAGCAGATCAAGCAGGCCAACGACATCCTCGGCGGCCGCTTGGTGAGCGTGCAGAACCAGTTCTCGCCCGCGTTCCGTTCCAGCGAGCCCGAACTGGAGCTGTGCGCCGGACTCGGCATCGCGTTCCTGCCGTGGAGCCCGCTCGGCGGCATCACCAAGGCGAGCGAGCTGGGCTCGCGCTTCGCGCCGTTCGCCGACGTCGCGAAGGCCCACGGGGTCAGCCCGCAGCAGGTGACGCTGGCGTGGATGCTCGCGAAAGCCCCCGTCGTGATCCCGATCCCGGGCTCGTCCCGCCCGGAGACCATCCGCGACTCGGCCCTCGCCGTCGACCTGACACTGACAGCGGACGAGGTCGCGGCGCTCGACG
This genomic interval carries:
- a CDS encoding aldo/keto reductase encodes the protein MQTRRLGDVDVSSIGLGGMPMSIEGRPDQERSVATIHAALDAGITFFDTADAYHRDAGEVGHNESLIARAIASYGGDTSDVLVATKGGHLRPGDGSWTLNGSPEYLKQAAEASLKRLGVEAIGLYQFHRPDPKVPYGESVGAIRDLLDEGKIRFAGISNANPEQIKQANDILGGRLVSVQNQFSPAFRSSEPELELCAGLGIAFLPWSPLGGITKASELGSRFAPFADVAKAHGVSPQQVTLAWMLAKAPVVIPIPGSSRPETIRDSALAVDLTLTADEVAALDAA
- a CDS encoding LysR family transcriptional regulator — its product is MELRQLEYFVAVAEESHFTRAASRMHVAQSGLSASIRALEKELGAALFRRSTRQVQLTAEGEAFLGEARRALSATSAGRDAVAAVQGLVRGSLAIGSLQCLYSLHLPAALSGFLTVHPGLDVRLQHGGSTELVEQVRAGRLDVAFVSRPARCPDDVRIAPLGSEALVLACSLDHPFATRRSVKPLELADERFVDFQAGWGTRDLADAVLAEAGVHRKVALEITDVHSLLDLVIAGLGVALVPETFARKTDRAAFVELDGDVPAWETVSVTTNPTSAAATAFLEHVRGPAK